In a single window of the Flavobacterium sp. W4I14 genome:
- a CDS encoding ABC-type bacteriocin transporter (product_source=TIGR01193; cath_funfam=1.20.1560.10,3.40.50.300,3.90.70.10; cog=COG2274; ko=KO:K20344; pfam=PF00005,PF00664,PF03412; smart=SM00382; superfamily=52540,90123; tigrfam=TIGR01193; transmembrane_helix_parts=Inside_1_159,TMhelix_160_182,Outside_183_196,TMhelix_197_216,Inside_217_274,TMhelix_275_297,Outside_298_300,TMhelix_301_318,Inside_319_389,TMhelix_390_412,Outside_413_416,TMhelix_417_436,Inside_437_703), with product MSTKVKQRDITDCGAACLASIAAHYKLDLAVARIRQLAGTDKKGTTVLGLVEAAQKLGFEAKGVKAPFDSLFKIPTPAIAHIIVNDILQHYVVIYKVNSKFIEVMDPIDGKVHRKTHDEFKKEWTGALVLLLPSEDFQIGNEKKSIQGRFWSLIKPHKGILTQVLFGAIVYTVLGLSTSIFVQKLVDFVLVDGNHNLLNLMSIAMMVILLVQLFIGSAKTIFTLKTGQLIDSQLILGYYKHLLRLPQQFFDTMRVGEIISRINDAVKIRTFLNDVCVNFVVNIFIVFFSFIMMFTYYWKLALITLTVIPLYLIIYVITDKFNKRTQRRLMEDAAELESQLVESLNAVGTIKRFGLEDHANDKTETRFIKLLQAGFKSNINAVVSGTSTEFISRMITIVLLWVGAGYVLSNSITPGELLSFYTLIGYFTGPVSSLIGMNKTVQDAVIAADRLFEIMDLERESDENQIELSTDKIGDIHFENVSFRYGARLPVFENLNLTIPQGKFTAIVGESGSGKSTLMSILQNIYPIQAGNVRIGKYDLKYITNSSLRRVVSVVPQQIDLFAGNVIDNIAIGEEEPDMQRIIDIATKLGLIGFIEALPKGFQTYLGENGTSLSGGQRQRIAIARALYRDPEILILDEATSSLDSVSEQHVQRMIELLKAEQKTVIVITHRSSTLNNADKIIVLDKGLVVEQGSHQELKYHLA from the coding sequence ATGAGTACAAAAGTTAAGCAACGAGATATAACAGATTGTGGTGCGGCTTGTCTGGCTTCAATTGCTGCTCATTATAAATTAGATTTAGCCGTTGCCCGCATCAGGCAGCTTGCCGGAACTGATAAAAAAGGTACAACCGTTTTAGGACTTGTAGAAGCGGCCCAAAAACTAGGATTTGAAGCGAAAGGTGTGAAGGCACCTTTTGATAGTTTGTTTAAAATACCTACGCCCGCTATAGCACATATCATTGTGAATGATATCCTTCAGCATTATGTAGTGATTTACAAAGTAAACAGCAAGTTTATAGAGGTGATGGACCCTATAGATGGGAAAGTGCACCGTAAAACGCATGATGAATTTAAAAAGGAATGGACTGGTGCTTTAGTTTTATTGTTACCGTCAGAAGACTTCCAGATCGGCAATGAAAAAAAATCAATCCAGGGGAGATTTTGGAGTTTGATTAAACCGCACAAAGGCATTCTGACGCAAGTTTTATTTGGTGCTATTGTTTATACTGTACTGGGTTTATCCACCTCTATTTTTGTTCAGAAATTAGTTGATTTTGTGCTGGTAGATGGTAACCATAACCTGCTAAACCTGATGAGCATAGCCATGATGGTTATTCTTCTGGTGCAACTGTTTATTGGCTCGGCAAAAACAATTTTTACCTTAAAAACTGGACAGCTAATCGATTCGCAGCTTATTTTAGGCTACTACAAACACCTGCTCCGTTTGCCACAGCAGTTTTTTGATACCATGCGGGTGGGCGAAATTATTTCGAGGATTAATGATGCCGTAAAAATCAGAACATTTTTAAATGATGTATGCGTAAATTTTGTAGTCAACATTTTTATTGTTTTCTTCTCGTTCATCATGATGTTTACCTACTACTGGAAACTAGCACTCATCACGCTTACGGTTATCCCGTTATACTTAATAATCTATGTAATTACCGATAAATTTAACAAACGTACGCAACGGAGGTTAATGGAAGATGCTGCCGAGCTCGAATCGCAATTGGTAGAAAGCTTAAATGCGGTAGGTACCATTAAACGTTTCGGCTTAGAAGATCATGCCAACGATAAAACTGAAACCCGTTTCATCAAGTTGCTCCAAGCAGGCTTTAAATCGAATATAAATGCCGTTGTATCAGGAACGTCTACCGAGTTTATTTCGCGCATGATTACCATTGTACTGCTTTGGGTGGGTGCAGGTTATGTATTAAGCAATTCGATTACCCCTGGAGAATTATTGTCGTTTTATACGTTGATCGGTTATTTTACCGGGCCGGTGTCCTCTTTAATCGGAATGAATAAAACCGTACAGGATGCCGTTATTGCGGCAGACAGGTTATTCGAAATTATGGATCTGGAACGCGAAAGTGACGAGAACCAGATTGAACTGAGTACCGATAAAATTGGGGATATTCATTTTGAAAATGTTTCTTTCCGCTACGGGGCAAGGCTACCCGTTTTCGAAAACCTGAATTTAACCATTCCACAAGGGAAATTTACGGCTATTGTGGGCGAGAGTGGATCAGGAAAATCAACATTAATGTCTATCCTGCAGAATATCTATCCGATACAGGCGGGCAATGTGCGCATCGGTAAATATGATTTGAAATACATTACCAATTCGTCGCTTCGCAGGGTGGTATCGGTTGTGCCGCAGCAGATCGATTTATTTGCTGGTAATGTAATCGACAATATAGCCATTGGTGAAGAAGAGCCCGATATGCAAAGGATTATTGATATTGCCACTAAACTGGGTTTAATTGGCTTTATTGAGGCTTTACCTAAAGGCTTTCAGACTTATCTGGGTGAAAACGGTACATCATTATCTGGCGGACAAAGGCAGCGGATTGCCATTGCAAGGGCTTTATACCGCGATCCGGAAATTCTGATTTTAGATGAGGCCACCTCATCGCTCGATTCGGTTTCGGAGCAACATGTACAACGCATGATCGAGCTTTTAAAGGCTGAACAGAAAACCGTAATTGTAATTACGCACCGATCGAGCACCCTGAACAATGCTGATAAAATTATCGTATTGGATAAAGGTTTAGTGGTGGAGCAGGGTAGTCACCAGGAGCTGAAATACCATTTGGCCTAA
- a CDS encoding multidrug resistance efflux pump (product_source=COG1566; cath_funfam=1.10.287.470,2.40.50.100; cog=COG1566; ko=KO:K20345; pfam=PF13437; superfamily=111369; transmembrane_helix_parts=Inside_1_34,TMhelix_35_54,Outside_55_393) produces the protein MLYDFNTMALTSYSTERISNTALVYRSQISKSSQLIYIVAVAAILIVLIALPFVKIPISINGTGVLQSTIEKTELIVPVNGRLIQYRLSDNKRLKQGDTLLAIDAGLPKQQDALVETRKNQITQFLQDIRTLLSFSGGSSDLQSGQYVASWQQYVQESKNAGIAKRQAASNFARYSKLYQNKVLTQSEYEKYKYELEQAESVYLMVRTKYKTQWQTEANGYRNELRQLSGQQAELNEQKKQYVLRAPINGSVQSLIGLQNGAYVFANQKIGEVSPDAGLAAYCYINPSDIGLIRKGQEVHFQINAYNYNQWGLAVGKVIDISDDIVILNGNQPAFKVKCLMDKNFLMLKNGYKGYLKKGMNFTARFKVTDRSLYQLLYDKVDDWVNPNLIQKT, from the coding sequence ATGCTTTACGATTTCAACACTATGGCGTTAACCAGCTACTCTACAGAAAGAATTTCAAATACCGCTCTCGTTTACCGTTCTCAAATTAGTAAATCAAGTCAGTTAATTTATATCGTTGCCGTGGCAGCCATTTTAATTGTTTTGATTGCCCTTCCCTTTGTTAAAATACCCATTAGTATAAATGGTACAGGCGTTTTACAATCGACCATCGAAAAAACAGAACTTATTGTACCGGTTAATGGCCGGTTAATACAGTATAGACTTTCGGATAATAAAAGGCTTAAACAAGGCGACACGCTTTTAGCTATTGATGCCGGGTTACCGAAACAGCAAGATGCTTTGGTAGAAACGCGTAAAAACCAGATCACCCAATTTTTGCAGGATATCCGTACATTACTTTCATTTAGTGGCGGCTCATCCGATTTACAAAGCGGCCAATATGTGGCTTCCTGGCAACAATACGTGCAGGAGTCAAAAAATGCCGGCATTGCAAAAAGACAGGCCGCAAGCAATTTTGCGCGATACAGTAAGCTCTATCAGAATAAAGTACTTACACAATCAGAATACGAAAAATACAAATACGAACTCGAGCAGGCCGAATCGGTTTACTTAATGGTGCGTACTAAATATAAAACCCAATGGCAAACCGAAGCCAATGGTTACCGCAACGAACTGCGCCAGCTTTCTGGACAGCAGGCAGAACTTAACGAACAGAAAAAACAATATGTATTGCGCGCACCGATTAATGGTTCTGTGCAGAGTTTAATTGGCTTGCAGAATGGTGCCTACGTATTTGCCAACCAAAAAATAGGAGAGGTTTCTCCTGATGCGGGTTTGGCTGCCTACTGTTATATCAATCCTTCAGATATTGGCCTGATCAGAAAAGGGCAGGAAGTGCATTTTCAGATCAATGCCTATAATTATAACCAGTGGGGTTTGGCAGTAGGTAAAGTGATCGATATTTCAGACGATATTGTAATCTTAAATGGCAACCAGCCTGCTTTTAAGGTAAAATGTTTAATGGATAAAAATTTTTTGATGTTAAAAAACGGTTACAAAGGATACCTCAAAAAAGGAATGAATTTTACAGCTCGATTTAAAGTAACCGACCGTAGCTTATATCAATTACTTTACGATAAGGTTGATGATTGGGTTAATCCGAATTTAATCCAAAAAACATAG
- a CDS encoding bacteriocin-like protein (product_source=TIGR01847; tigrfam=TIGR01847): MKSLELKNLGVKEMNTTEMSQVEGGGIINNTLNELLTSLAGTLNAVGADTSAFLSKTVTNVLKLVWSL, from the coding sequence ATGAAAAGTTTAGAATTAAAAAATCTTGGTGTTAAAGAAATGAACACAACTGAAATGTCACAAGTTGAAGGTGGTGGTATTATCAACAATACATTAAACGAACTTTTAACTTCTCTTGCAGGAACTTTAAATGCAGTTGGTGCAGACACTTCAGCATTTTTAAGCAAAACAGTAACCAATGTTTTGAAACTTGTTTGGAGTCTATAA
- a CDS encoding biopolymer transport protein ExbD (product_source=COG0848; cog=COG0848; pfam=PF02472; transmembrane_helix_parts=Outside_1_26,TMhelix_27_49,Inside_50_177) yields MATLNESQSGKAAKGRTKKTTPRVDLTAMVDLMFLLTTFFMLTTSLGNLNAADIAKPDKTDIDVVENYPESRTMTILLGKNNKAVCYMGTIEKADMHVIPVADIQKEIIKNEKMVAETHQHNPAKYMIVIIKPAKTAKFQDFVDVIDEMKIANIKSYAIDDDHIAEKETVFMKMNGI; encoded by the coding sequence ATGGCAACTCTAAATGAATCTCAAAGCGGCAAGGCTGCAAAAGGAAGAACCAAAAAAACAACCCCAAGGGTAGATCTTACCGCAATGGTTGATCTGATGTTTTTATTAACTACATTTTTTATGCTCACCACTTCATTGGGCAACTTAAATGCGGCAGATATTGCTAAGCCGGATAAAACGGATATCGATGTTGTAGAAAATTATCCCGAATCGCGTACCATGACCATCCTGCTCGGCAAAAACAACAAGGCCGTTTGCTACATGGGAACAATAGAAAAGGCAGATATGCATGTTATACCTGTGGCAGACATTCAAAAAGAGATCATTAAAAATGAAAAAATGGTTGCCGAAACACATCAGCACAATCCTGCCAAATACATGATCGTCATTATCAAGCCAGCTAAAACAGCTAAGTTTCAGGATTTTGTTGATGTAATTGATGAAATGAAAATTGCCAATATTAAATCTTATGCCATTGACGACGATCATATTGCAGAAAAGGAGACTGTATTTATGAAAATGAACGGCATCTGA
- a CDS encoding Cu-Zn family superoxide dismutase (product_source=KO:K04565; cath_funfam=2.60.40.200; cleavage_site_network=SignalP-noTM; cog=COG2032; ko=KO:K04565; pfam=PF00080; superfamily=49329) codes for MKKYLLSLAIAGVALISACAKTDKEIAQATLTETADQTKTIGTAKFYELSDGKIKMDIEMNFAARADSNVAVHFHEHGDCGNMGENTHGHWNPTKEAHGKWGSSAYHSGDIGNIMLDNKGHATLSVTTDRWSIIDGDIKNIIGRGIIVHGGTDDYTTQPTGNSGPRVGCGVIEAVK; via the coding sequence ATGAAAAAATATCTTTTAAGCTTAGCTATTGCGGGCGTAGCACTTATCAGCGCTTGTGCCAAAACCGACAAAGAAATTGCTCAGGCCACTTTGACCGAAACAGCTGATCAGACAAAAACTATTGGAACGGCAAAGTTTTACGAATTAAGCGATGGAAAAATTAAGATGGACATTGAGATGAATTTCGCTGCGCGTGCAGACAGTAATGTTGCGGTCCACTTTCACGAACATGGCGATTGTGGCAATATGGGCGAAAATACACACGGCCACTGGAACCCAACTAAAGAAGCTCACGGCAAATGGGGATCTTCGGCCTATCACAGCGGTGACATCGGCAACATAATGTTGGATAATAAAGGCCATGCTACGCTTTCGGTTACTACCGATAGATGGAGCATTATAGATGGTGATATTAAAAACATTATCGGCCGTGGAATTATTGTGCATGGTGGTACCGACGATTATACGACACAACCAACTGGTAATTCAGGACCAAGGGTAGGTTGCGGTGTAATTGAAGCGGTGAAGTAA
- a CDS encoding hypothetical protein (product_source=Hypo-rule applied; cath_funfam=3.50.70.10), with protein sequence MEQPIAMNTLSQILEKLRLKGKDNELKISDHGKMQSKSLGKIYSPEDLTIVKTYRFEGDSDPADNSVLYLVEDQEKNIGYILDAYGIYSDNEGPAFDDFLKKIPTENRDEQELFC encoded by the coding sequence ATGGAACAGCCAATTGCAATGAACACTTTAAGTCAAATTTTGGAGAAATTGAGGCTGAAAGGAAAAGATAACGAATTAAAAATTTCTGATCATGGTAAGATGCAAAGTAAATCGCTCGGAAAAATTTATAGCCCCGAAGATTTAACCATTGTTAAAACTTATCGCTTTGAAGGGGACTCAGACCCTGCAGACAATTCGGTATTATATCTGGTAGAAGATCAGGAAAAAAATATTGGGTATATATTAGATGCTTACGGCATCTACTCTGATAATGAGGGACCGGCATTTGATGATTTCTTAAAGAAAATTCCGACCGAAAATAGAGACGAACAGGAATTATTCTGCTAA
- a CDS encoding uncharacterized protein (TIGR03435 family) (product_source=TIGR03435; cath_funfam=3.40.30.10; cleavage_site_network=SignalP-noTM; cog=COG0526; pfam=PF00578,PF12543; superfamily=52833; tigrfam=TIGR03435) translates to MKAIFFNLILSICTYSALAQGVQIKTGDQFPDVLIKNLINSPVKSIQLGQKQDNKIYILNLWGTWCSPCIPEMDALAKLQLRNPASIQVIGISNEKPSRLQNYLIKKASKVWLSSDTSEFFYKLFAFAYVGQSAIVDAKGKVVALVKSDSINQEMIDRLVKGLTIKSTAEIKEKPVNNHDDIFAVDSTLIHNFTLRSYIKGQPSGSKRYSDGSAFDGRRISFTNASIASLYKDAYGIVSEKQLIYELPEKEVSDFDNKETLYSLDLLVKPAEKDSLMVILQNKLRVLLPVKARIEYRLMPVYTLINKDFKLKESSNEKLSYSFSGQGYDGQGATLANFANDYLSNEFSLPVVDETGLTKRYNIKTDVAMRNRESILKSINDIGLDVVKQDRKMKVLVFYK, encoded by the coding sequence ATGAAAGCAATATTTTTTAATCTAATATTATCTATATGTACATATAGTGCGCTAGCACAGGGTGTTCAGATCAAAACTGGTGATCAATTCCCGGATGTATTGATCAAAAACTTAATCAATTCCCCTGTTAAATCTATTCAGCTTGGACAAAAACAAGATAATAAGATTTATATCTTAAACTTATGGGGCACCTGGTGTAGTCCTTGCATTCCCGAAATGGATGCGCTGGCCAAACTACAGTTGCGTAATCCGGCAAGCATTCAGGTAATTGGCATTTCTAACGAAAAGCCTTCGAGGCTCCAAAATTACCTGATAAAAAAAGCGTCAAAGGTTTGGCTCTCTAGTGATACATCCGAATTTTTTTACAAGCTGTTTGCATTTGCATATGTAGGGCAAAGTGCAATTGTGGATGCTAAAGGTAAAGTTGTAGCCTTGGTTAAAAGTGATTCTATTAACCAGGAAATGATCGATCGGTTAGTAAAAGGATTAACAATAAAATCTACAGCAGAAATCAAGGAGAAACCTGTAAATAACCATGATGATATTTTTGCTGTTGACTCTACATTAATCCACAATTTTACATTGCGAAGTTATATAAAAGGCCAACCTTCTGGTAGTAAGCGGTATAGTGATGGAAGTGCTTTTGATGGACGTAGAATTAGCTTTACCAATGCTTCAATAGCTTCCTTATATAAAGATGCTTATGGTATCGTTTCTGAAAAACAATTGATTTATGAACTTCCGGAAAAAGAAGTTTCAGATTTTGATAACAAAGAGACACTCTATTCTTTAGACTTGTTGGTTAAGCCTGCAGAAAAGGATAGTTTAATGGTCATTCTACAAAACAAACTTCGGGTATTGCTCCCGGTAAAGGCGAGGATAGAATATAGGTTAATGCCTGTTTATACATTGATCAATAAAGACTTTAAGCTAAAAGAATCAAGTAATGAAAAACTGAGCTACAGTTTTAGCGGGCAAGGTTACGACGGGCAGGGCGCTACCTTAGCCAATTTTGCCAACGATTATCTGAGTAATGAATTTAGTTTACCAGTTGTAGATGAAACAGGTTTAACAAAACGGTACAATATTAAAACAGATGTAGCGATGAGAAATAGAGAAAGTATTCTGAAATCGATTAATGATATTGGATTAGATGTGGTTAAACAGGATAGAAAGATGAAAGTTCTGGTTTTTTATAAATAG
- a CDS encoding two-component system phosphate regulon sensor histidine kinase PhoR (product_source=KO:K07636; cath_funfam=1.10.287.130,3.30.565.10; cog=COG0642; ko=KO:K07636; pfam=PF00512,PF02518; smart=SM00387,SM00388; superfamily=47384,55874; transmembrane_helix_parts=Inside_1_6,TMhelix_7_29,Outside_30_242,TMhelix_243_265,Inside_266_500), whose protein sequence is MMRKSANILITICFSVMVALLSLQVYWIVNYYKTTLKDFEKEVNLAFEDGIKKELDLRCDTIQNIIEKKLLDTNAFSISARFDKKDKKYIYTVSAKGDEKDKFSSSFSLSDYSKALPKNKSDTSVRKHVAGHLALLMREEDLESHVIYYRTQKLGLFMNEQANKYQFDTTRLRPAFNIYLKARSIEIPYSFIVKKVDSTNNKGVKKLDYAFATRAFQTYRYTDNQRYVRAMFKSPSAYILSRMALLLFSSFAMIVIVSGCMVILLKRLFWEKRLSIIKNDFISNITHEFKTPISTVSVAIEALNNPIIRSDDDKYNRYLIHAKNEIERLNILVDKVLNIAIYEDGKSPLLKEKVFFDNKIMEIIHLHEMKAEKRISIDYKNNSQLNEINVDPTQFQHAISNIIDNAIKYSDEKPLISIAVQKKDNFLIIQIEDNGIGIAEKDISAVFEKFYRVSTGNSHPVKGHGLGLNYVKQIMHLHNGWYKIESKLGKGTKITLGWPL, encoded by the coding sequence ATGATGCGAAAAAGTGCCAATATTTTAATTACAATCTGTTTTTCGGTAATGGTGGCACTTTTATCGTTGCAGGTATATTGGATTGTTAACTATTACAAAACGACTTTAAAAGATTTTGAAAAGGAAGTTAACCTTGCTTTCGAAGATGGAATAAAAAAAGAGCTCGATTTACGCTGCGATACGATTCAAAACATTATTGAAAAAAAACTTTTAGATACCAATGCTTTTTCGATTAGTGCCAGATTTGATAAAAAAGACAAAAAATATATCTACACGGTAAGTGCAAAAGGTGATGAGAAAGATAAATTTTCATCTTCATTTAGCTTATCAGATTATAGTAAGGCACTTCCAAAAAACAAAAGTGATACCAGTGTACGCAAACATGTTGCTGGCCACCTTGCACTCTTAATGAGAGAAGAAGATCTGGAATCGCATGTTATTTACTACCGGACGCAAAAGCTTGGTCTTTTTATGAATGAACAGGCCAATAAATACCAGTTCGACACCACCCGTTTAAGGCCTGCATTTAACATTTATTTAAAAGCAAGGAGCATTGAAATACCTTATAGCTTTATTGTTAAAAAGGTTGACAGCACCAACAATAAGGGTGTAAAAAAGCTTGATTATGCTTTTGCTACCAGGGCATTTCAAACCTACCGTTATACCGACAATCAACGCTATGTAAGGGCAATGTTTAAAAGTCCATCGGCTTACATTCTTTCTAGAATGGCCTTACTTCTGTTTTCTTCGTTCGCGATGATTGTTATAGTATCGGGCTGTATGGTCATCCTACTAAAAAGGCTTTTTTGGGAGAAAAGATTATCCATAATTAAGAACGATTTCATCAGCAATATTACCCACGAATTCAAAACACCTATCTCAACTGTCTCGGTTGCCATTGAAGCCTTGAATAACCCGATAATCCGCAGTGATGATGATAAATATAACCGATACCTGATCCATGCAAAAAATGAAATTGAACGATTAAATATTTTAGTTGATAAAGTATTAAATATTGCCATTTATGAGGATGGTAAATCTCCCTTATTAAAAGAAAAAGTTTTTTTCGACAATAAAATAATGGAGATAATACACCTTCATGAAATGAAAGCCGAGAAAAGGATTTCTATCGATTATAAAAACAATAGTCAACTAAATGAGATAAATGTTGATCCTACTCAGTTTCAGCATGCAATAAGCAACATTATAGATAATGCAATAAAATATTCGGATGAAAAACCCCTGATTAGCATAGCCGTTCAAAAGAAAGACAATTTTCTAATCATACAAATTGAAGACAATGGCATTGGAATAGCTGAAAAAGACATTTCTGCGGTGTTCGAGAAATTCTACCGGGTAAGTACCGGAAATAGTCATCCGGTAAAAGGGCATGGATTAGGGTTAAATTATGTGAAACAGATCATGCATCTACACAATGGCTGGTATAAAATTGAAAGTAAACTAGGTAAAGGAACTAAAATCACATTGGGATGGCCACTTTAA
- a CDS encoding DNA-binding response OmpR family regulator (product_source=COG0745; cath_funfam=1.10.10.10,3.40.50.2300; cog=COG0745; pfam=PF00072,PF00486; smart=SM00448; superfamily=52172) has protein sequence MATLNKILFVEDEPALAEIVKETLALKGFEVIHTLTAKETINQYHKLKPDILILDVMLPDGDGFSIAKQLRQIDMVTPIIFLTSKSLPTDVVMGFESGGNDYLKKPFSIEELTIRIKALLSQNRLVIKPENIEKQPIKIGNYQFYYPKGVLTIANSQRTLTTREAEILQMLLLNKNNMLERNVILNALWSNNDYFSGRSLDVFITKLRKYLKDDPSIFIINIRGQGYKLVY, from the coding sequence ATGGCCACTTTAAATAAAATTCTCTTTGTAGAAGACGAGCCCGCACTTGCCGAAATAGTTAAAGAAACATTAGCCTTAAAAGGATTTGAAGTTATACATACTTTAACCGCGAAAGAAACCATTAACCAATACCATAAATTAAAGCCCGATATATTAATATTAGATGTAATGCTCCCTGATGGCGATGGTTTCTCCATTGCAAAACAACTGAGACAGATTGATATGGTAACGCCGATTATATTTTTAACATCAAAATCGCTTCCTACCGATGTGGTTATGGGTTTCGAAAGTGGTGGAAACGACTATTTAAAAAAACCTTTTAGTATAGAAGAACTCACCATCAGGATAAAAGCATTATTAAGCCAAAACCGACTTGTTATTAAACCTGAAAATATTGAAAAACAGCCCATAAAAATAGGCAACTACCAATTTTATTATCCAAAAGGTGTTTTAACTATAGCGAATAGTCAAAGAACCTTAACCACCCGAGAGGCTGAAATATTACAAATGCTTTTGCTCAATAAAAACAATATGTTAGAGCGTAATGTGATTTTGAATGCACTATGGAGCAATAATGATTATTTCTCTGGCAGAAGCCTTGATGTATTTATAACGAAACTTAGGAAATATTTAAAGGATGATCCGTCTATTTTCATTATAAATATTAGGGGGCAGGGTTATAAATTAGTTTATTAA
- a CDS encoding inner membrane transporter RhtA (product_source=KO:K11939; cog=COG5006; ko=KO:K11939; pfam=PF00892; superfamily=103481; transmembrane_helix_parts=Inside_1_12,TMhelix_13_35,Outside_36_40,TMhelix_41_63,Inside_64_74,TMhelix_75_97,Outside_98_100,TMhelix_101_119,Inside_120_125,TMhelix_126_143,Outside_144_146,TMhelix_147_169,Inside_170_180,TMhelix_181_200,Outside_201_209,TMhelix_210_228,Inside_229_240,TMhelix_241_260,Outside_261_263,TMhelix_264_286,Inside_287_291), protein MRLIYEHRMKSKINIPPIPAVLLSIISVQCGAAIAKGLFPQIGAAATASLRIGLSAAILLIAFRPNLFKLNAKQWKYVTLYGVCLGVMNMVFYMAIARIPIGLGVTLEFVGPLGLAIFGSKKPVDFLWVILAAAGIALIAPWTSTGLNVLGVLLALLAGIFWAAYIILGGRISKIMKGGDAVAIGMLFATLVILPFGIFSSGLNCLNPKLLGLGAALALLSSAIPFTLEMRALKQLPARTFSILMSLEPAMASLAALVFLQEYLTLKECFAVAFVVIASAGSSLTARRAKL, encoded by the coding sequence TTGCGCCTCATTTACGAGCACCGAATGAAAAGCAAAATCAATATCCCACCCATACCGGCCGTTTTACTGTCTATTATCAGCGTGCAATGTGGGGCGGCAATTGCAAAAGGGCTTTTTCCGCAAATTGGCGCCGCTGCTACCGCATCGTTACGGATCGGTTTATCAGCCGCCATCTTATTAATCGCTTTTAGGCCAAACCTGTTTAAACTAAATGCCAAACAATGGAAATATGTTACCCTATACGGTGTTTGTTTAGGGGTAATGAATATGGTTTTCTATATGGCTATAGCAAGAATTCCGATCGGTTTAGGCGTAACTTTAGAATTTGTTGGTCCACTGGGCCTGGCTATTTTTGGATCTAAAAAACCTGTGGATTTCCTTTGGGTAATACTGGCCGCAGCCGGCATTGCACTAATTGCTCCCTGGACCAGTACAGGGCTAAATGTTCTTGGTGTATTATTGGCACTTTTAGCTGGTATCTTTTGGGCAGCCTATATTATACTGGGTGGTAGAATCTCAAAAATAATGAAAGGCGGAGATGCTGTTGCCATTGGAATGTTATTCGCTACCCTGGTCATCTTGCCATTTGGTATTTTTAGCAGCGGTTTAAATTGCCTGAATCCGAAATTACTGGGTTTAGGAGCAGCGCTTGCGCTACTATCAAGCGCCATCCCATTTACCCTCGAAATGAGAGCCCTTAAGCAGCTCCCTGCCCGGACTTTCAGTATTTTAATGAGCCTCGAACCCGCTATGGCTTCATTAGCTGCACTCGTTTTTTTACAAGAATACCTTACTTTAAAAGAGTGTTTTGCCGTGGCTTTCGTTGTTATTGCTTCCGCGGGTTCTTCGTTAACAGCCAGACGTGCAAAACTGTAA